The Triticum urartu cultivar G1812 chromosome 5, Tu2.1, whole genome shotgun sequence genome contains the following window.
cgggtaaatgaaattaccctcttcatcatttttggtgtggatgtggcatggcaaatccagcacatcatttccatcttgatcttttactttcttggggttccatggtcccttgggcttccccttgaactttcattgagtcacggctaaggcttcaccaggagcggctggctcggctttgcgcttctgcttccgactggagtttcctcctccgatttcatgggcgactgttttgtgcttgccactccggagtcggtcttcttcttcaccgttggcatacttggtggcaatttccatcatccgagtcagagtcatatctcctgtccgaccgaatttcagattcaactcccgatacttgacgacttctttaaaggcacaaatcgcctgatgatcagacacattctccacagtgtggtgcaatgtgatccatctctggatataatccctcaaagtctCATTCGTTTCTAAACGCAACACTGTAATTCGGTCAACCCTGCCGGCCGTTTGCAAGTACCTTTGAATGTTCTGAAAAATACTCaggcaagatcttcccaagtataaatactactaggtgctaactgattcaaccatgctctagccgagccctccaacatcagaggaaggtgtttcatggtcacttcatcattgccaccaccaatctggacagccattcggtagtcttcaagccaagtgtccggcttggactcaccagtgaacttactgactccggtcgccaacctgaagttggggggaatcactgtGGCCCTGATGGCTcagctgaagcactctggacctgagacatgcacCCTGCTGCTGGTTGGTAGATCTCTGTcatgaccttctcggtgagccaTGTTTCTGTCGATCAagccctgaacgagaatagatctcgcatcaaagcttGGTTCTCTGGGGTCGAATGGAATCCCTCGCCCCATACtgtgagggcgcctgtcatcatgttgccgaggcacgtacgacccattcctcgggggaggcgtgggcactcgacgacgatcatcgcgatcgactcggtgatcatactgctcacggtttctgtactgatctcgtcgatctccacgtccctcacgcctcgggggcgatcttgggctgtgagccgactgaactgtgtcgcaaccacggatctgctatggatcttattccgcgactgagatactgttgtattctgctctcccgctgCATGGAGCAAGGCCCGGATCTGCACTAGACCTCGACCaacttctgactgggaaggttcgatcgactccgctatccgggctgcagctgcgagattctggatcggagttcggtatacctgagtcggaggcggaaaaagttgacgtcgacaggattcgggagcacgctgtcgagcacgctcgtcgagtgcgcgctggagattctccagtcgagtgcgctcagccaagttggccaagcgcgcctcctccaaggcctgggcctcaggggtttctccaacgataggagtgtgaagtgcatccatgttccggcggcgaagttcttctctccgctgcgaagagaggggttcggggcggtactcttcaTGAATACGCGACAGATCGCCGCCCCCatcgcctccgtcttcacgggtgaagccaggaggactgcgtggtccattgaccatcaaaacttccgccgctgggtcgctgctgtcgcactcggatgcagtctctatggagccagtcgacagatcgaacaagCCGTAGAgggtttcgtcgggctcgattgccgcggcttgaggggtggccgactagcgagccaccgcatgcttcacccaccacTGAAGCCTCGATCGACCGAAATGCTTGCTCCGGCGGGCCGCATGGAGGGGAAAAGCTACAGGAGCCgactgatactgggtcgacggctgtcGCAGGAGGACGCCTCGGACGCACGCGTGAAAGTGAGTTGCTCCGCGGGCGGGGagtgcgtcgacgtcgagtggagcctcctgaagtcAAGCGGAGTCATCGGCGACAAACATGAGCGCACCGAGATGGATCTCGcagccctcagccaaacctccgcctgaaaccatgatgaaggggatcggaaaaattgaaacctctccaacaagtcgctaagacacatgccccaaggtgggcgccaactgtcgtggttctagaTCTGACAGTTgaatggggggtaggaatgtagaggcaagatcctagctatggaggagttgtacacgcgagttttacgagttcaggcccttctcggaagaagtaacagccctacgcctcggagcccggaggcggtcgactggattatatgcgtgtgagttacacggggtgcgaacccttatccctgaggagggggggtggcttatatagagttcgccagacccctcccgccctcagttacaaagggtttaaggtacataaagatagagacgttactggtaacgcctgtaATAAAAGTACATAAATGACCATTAAACCTATGATTTAAAtcccgaccgttgcagagtgAGTGGCTTTTTAGTCTTCTGGTagtcgagtgtcttcaagactgtCAAGTGAAACATGGCTTTATGGTCAAGTGGACGATGATTTTTATTCGACTACTTCTGCTTTTTTAAGAGATGTTCTTGGGAAGGATATCTAatcagatccatgaccctaccctagatAGGTAGCTTCATCAGATGGAGCTGGAGATTATTACTCCATATGCCAACCCAAGTAACCTCGGGGCAGCGTACCGGTTCACTCGACATGTTCCTTCACCATTCCAACTCAAACCTGCCCGCCTTTCCTTCGAACGGGTATAAAGCATGCTTTGGAAGTGGAGCTGACCTTCCGCATGGTTTCTCTCGAGCCAGGTTTTGTCCAAGAAGCTGGAATTTTTTACGGAAAATGAAGCAGAAACCAAATACAAGCACACAAGAAAAAAAATTAAGCTTGACACGTTGTGGCCGCTTTTTTCATATGGGGCTCCGACTTCTGCAAACCGTGCGACTGCAGGACACGGACCGAGTCATGGTTGATGGAGCCCCCGAACAAAATGTCAGAGGAATATACAGTTGGGTAATCAGCGATCACCGTCGTCCATTCAAACTTTCTTTTTCAACAAGAAACTTATTTCTTTTCTTGGACATATATGTGAGAAGACGTGTCCCACTGCTGACCACTAAGGTCCAGTTAGTTGGTTAAATAATAGGAGTAGTGTCCCGAGTGACACATTTGCATCACCACACGCTGAACATAGCCATCGCCGGTGCGTGCACCCACCATCACCATGGCGCCGCACAtcgtgctcctcctcctcgcggcGAGCTTCGCAGCTTCACAAGCGGCGGTGGAGTGCGGCCCCTCGGCCGCCTCTCCCTCCCCAGCACCAGCACCAGCACCAGCACCATCGCCGACGCCGTCAAACAGCAGCGCGTTCCGGGCCAATATCCTGGCACTCCTGGACGCGCTCCCCCATGCCGCGGCGCCCACGGGCTTCGCCTCCCTCtcccggggcggcggcggcgaccgcGCCTTCGTCCGCGGCCTCTGCCGCGGTGACTTAAACCAGTCCGTGTGCCTGGCGGACCTGCAGGAGGCCGTCCGGGACCTGAGCGGCAGGTGCGCCTCCAGCCGGAGCGTGGGGGCGTGGTACAGACAAGTCTACATCAGCTACGCCGACACCAACGACTCGGCCATCTACGACGGGCCGGGGCGCATCAACCAGGTACTGTACGACACCCGCACGGTGGTCGACGCGGGCAGCTACGACCGGGCGTACTACGCGCTGATGAGCCGCCTGGTGGCGCgcgcggccggcggcggcggcaaccgGTCGGCGCGGACGAGCATGTTCGCCACGGGGGAGGCGGTGTACGCCCCCGACGATCCCATCGGGACGATGTACGGGCTGGTGCAGTGCATGAGGGACCGCAGCGACGCCGAGTGCCAACAGTGCCTGCATACGCTGGTGCCGCAGCTGCCGACGTGCTGCGGGGGGCATCAGGGAGGGGTGGTGCTCGGCTTCAACTGCCACCTCCGGGTCCAGGTGTACACCTACTACGACCTGGCGCTCGACGCGCCGCCTCCAGCTCCGGCTCCCCCACCACCGGATGCTTCATCGCCGCCGTCGGCCGGAGAAAATCCCAGTAAGTAACCTTTTTCCCAACACCGGAGAGAGTCGGAGACTGGACTGGAGAAGAGTCGCCGTCTTGACCCGTCAAACTCCGCGTGGACACTGCCATCGCCATCGAGGCCGGATTTTCCTCCTGCCCGTACGTACGGGTCGGGCACGCCTCTGCTTTTGGCCTTGTGCACGGAGTGACAGACGCTAAAATCGCACAAAAAAACACTTGCAGGAGAGGGGAGGCCGTCAAAACGTGCCGTCCTTGCAGGCGCGATTTCAACCGGAACGCTACTAGTCGTGCTACTCGTCGTGCTCGTTTGTGTTTACATGAAGTGGAGGAGGACGGGGCCGAACAAGAGAGCACGAGGTACACACACTTGCGACTCGCCCATAGATTTCAGAGTTTCCTTAATTCTTCAGGTACTCACTCCTATCCTGGGACTGCGGCAGATGGTGGTATAGAAGATAGCAGCAACAGGTACGTCAGTCCGGAGCAGTTCACTCTGCCGTTGCTGAGGGCGGCGACGGGCAACTTCGCCCCGGAAAACAAGCTGGGCGAGGGAGGTTTCGGCCAGGTTTTCAAGGTATGCGATCGACCAATTAGCC
Protein-coding sequences here:
- the LOC125506237 gene encoding cysteine-rich receptor-like protein kinase 44 — protein: MAPHIVLLLLAASFAASQAAVECGPSAASPSPAPAPAPAPSPTPSNSSAFRANILALLDALPHAAAPTGFASLSRGGGGDRAFVRGLCRGDLNQSVCLADLQEAVRDLSGRCASSRSVGAWYRQVYISYADTNDSAIYDGPGRINQVLYDTRTVVDAGSYDRAYYALMSRLVARAAGGGGNRSARTSMFATGEAVYAPDDPIGTMYGLVQCMRDRSDAECQQCLHTLVPQLPTCCGGHQGGVVLGFNCHLRVQVYTYYDLALDAPPPAPAPPPPDASSPPSAGENPREGRPSKRAVLAGAISTGTLLVVLLVVLVCVYMKWRRTGPNKRARDGGIEDSSNRYVSPEQFTLPLLRAATGNFAPENKLGEGGFGQVFKGKMPNGQAIAVKRLSQGSSQGFHELKNELVLAAKLRHRNLVQILGVCLEEKEKLIVYEYLPNRSLDTLLFDNGRWRRHGLDWRKRHTIICGIARGLLYLHEESRLRVIHRDLKPSNVLLDEHMSPKISDFGLARAFRGDQSRDVTKRAAGTLGYMSPEYAYCGHVSVKSDMYSFGVIVLEVVTGRRNSSPGQDHANSLLSEVWEKWRAGTAAEMADASLGDQYPRAQVLSCMHIGLLCVQKKPELRPDASEVVLMLSSQSTSRRTPSRPAFYAGSTGGVVTASRVRPSENVSKNGVTMSDLEPR